A single region of the Streptomyces vilmorinianum genome encodes:
- the sufB gene encoding Fe-S cluster assembly protein SufB has product MTTEISHPELEGLGRYEYGWADSDAAGAAAKRGLNEDVVRDISAKKNEPEWMLKLRLKGLRLFDKKPMPSWGSDLSGIDFDNIKYFVRSTEKQAESWEDLPEDIKNTYDKLGIPEAEKQRLVAGVAAQYESEVVYHQIREDLEEQGVVFVDTDTALKEHEELFREYFGTVIPVGDNKFASLNTAVWSGGSFIYVPKGVHVEIPLQAYFRINTENMGQFERTLIIVDEDAYVHYVEGCTAPIYSSDSLHSAVVEIIVKKGGRCRYTTIQNWSNNVYNLVTKRAVAYEGATMEWVDGNIGSKVTMKYPAVYLMGEHAKGETLSIAFAGEGQHQDAGAKMVHMAPNTSSNIVSKSVARGGGRTSYRGLIEIGEGAPGAKSNVLCDALLVDTISRSDTYPYVDVREDDVSMGHEATVSKVSEDQLFYLMSRGMTEFEAMAMIVRGFVEPIAKELPMEYALELNRLIELQMEGAVG; this is encoded by the coding sequence ATGACCACCGAGATCAGCCACCCCGAGCTCGAGGGCCTGGGTCGGTACGAGTACGGCTGGGCCGACTCCGACGCGGCCGGTGCCGCCGCCAAGCGCGGCCTGAACGAGGATGTCGTCCGCGACATCTCCGCGAAGAAGAACGAGCCCGAGTGGATGCTGAAGCTGCGGCTGAAGGGTCTGCGCCTCTTCGACAAGAAGCCCATGCCCAGCTGGGGCTCCGACCTGTCGGGCATCGACTTCGACAACATCAAGTACTTCGTGCGGTCCACCGAGAAGCAGGCCGAGTCCTGGGAGGACCTGCCCGAGGACATCAAGAACACGTACGACAAGCTCGGCATCCCCGAGGCGGAGAAGCAGCGCCTCGTCGCCGGTGTCGCGGCCCAGTACGAGTCCGAGGTCGTCTACCACCAGATCCGTGAGGACCTGGAGGAGCAGGGCGTCGTCTTCGTCGACACCGACACCGCGCTGAAGGAGCACGAGGAGCTCTTCCGCGAGTACTTCGGCACGGTCATCCCGGTCGGCGACAACAAGTTCGCCTCGCTGAACACGGCCGTGTGGTCCGGCGGATCGTTCATCTACGTGCCGAAGGGCGTGCACGTCGAGATCCCGCTGCAGGCCTACTTCCGTATCAACACGGAGAACATGGGCCAGTTCGAGCGGACGCTGATCATCGTCGACGAGGACGCCTACGTCCACTACGTCGAGGGCTGCACCGCCCCGATCTACTCCTCCGACTCGCTGCACTCCGCGGTCGTCGAGATCATCGTGAAGAAGGGCGGCCGCTGCCGCTACACGACGATCCAGAACTGGTCGAACAACGTCTACAACCTGGTCACCAAGCGCGCCGTGGCCTACGAGGGCGCGACCATGGAGTGGGTCGACGGCAACATCGGCTCCAAGGTCACCATGAAGTACCCGGCCGTCTACCTGATGGGCGAGCACGCCAAGGGCGAGACCCTGTCCATCGCCTTCGCGGGCGAGGGCCAGCACCAGGACGCCGGCGCCAAGATGGTCCACATGGCCCCGAACACCTCCTCCAACATCGTCTCCAAGTCGGTGGCGCGAGGCGGCGGCCGCACCTCCTACCGCGGTCTCATCGAGATCGGCGAGGGTGCCCCGGGCGCCAAGTCGAACGTGCTCTGCGACGCGCTGCTCGTCGACACGATCTCCCGCTCGGACACGTACCCCTACGTGGACGTCCGCGAGGACGACGTCTCCATGGGGCACGAGGCCACCGTCTCCAAGGTCTCCGAGGACCAGCTCTTCTACCTGATGAGCCGTGGCATGACCGAGTTCGAGGCGATGGCGATGATCGTGCGCGGCTTCGTCGAGCCGATCGCCAAGGAGCTCCCGATGGAGTACGCGCTCGAGCTGAACCGGCTGATCGAGCTGCAGATGGAAGGGGCCGTCGGCTGA
- a CDS encoding bifunctional 3-phenylpropionate/cinnamic acid dioxygenase ferredoxin subunit, whose product MAFVRVCALSELETDTPKRVEVDGTPVSLVHTEGEVFAINDICSHANVSLSEGEVEDCSIECWLHGSSFDLRTGKPSGLPATRPVPVYPVKIEGDDVLVSVTQES is encoded by the coding sequence ATGGCCTTCGTCCGAGTCTGCGCACTGAGCGAGCTGGAGACCGACACCCCCAAGCGGGTCGAGGTCGACGGCACGCCGGTGTCGCTCGTGCACACCGAGGGCGAGGTGTTCGCGATCAACGACATCTGCTCGCACGCCAACGTCTCCCTCTCGGAGGGCGAGGTCGAGGACTGCTCCATCGAGTGCTGGCTGCACGGCTCCAGCTTCGACCTCCGCACCGGCAAGCCGTCCGGCCTTCCCGCGACGCGCCCCGTCCCCGTATACCCCGTAAAGATCGAAGGGGACGATGTGCTCGTCTCCGTCACCCAGGAGTCCTGA
- the sufD gene encoding Fe-S cluster assembly protein SufD: MAEAQNIPAGSTTAGSIAVAAESTVATRMSAPPSFDVADFPVPHGREEEWRFTPLERLRGLHDGTAVASGEGVKVEIEAPEGVTVETVGRDDARLGKAGTPVDRVAAQAYSSFEKASVVTVAKEAVLSEPIRIAVHGQGGVAFGHQVIELGAFAEAVVVIDHTGDAVLAANVDYLLGDGAKLTVVSVQDWDEKAVHVAQHNALVGRDASFKSVVVTFGGDLVRIHPRVRYAATGGEAELFGLYFTDGGQHQEHRLLVDHNTPHCKSNVAYKGALQGQDAHAVWIGDVLIEAKAEGTDTYELNRNLVLTDGARVDSVPNLEIETGEIVGAGHASATGRFDDEQLFYLMARGIPEKEARRLVVRGFFAELVQQIGLPDVEERLIAKIEAELEASV, translated from the coding sequence ATGGCTGAGGCTCAGAACATCCCGGCGGGCTCCACCACCGCCGGCTCGATCGCGGTGGCCGCCGAGTCCACCGTCGCCACGCGCATGAGCGCGCCCCCGTCCTTCGACGTCGCGGACTTCCCCGTCCCGCACGGTCGCGAGGAGGAGTGGCGGTTCACCCCGCTGGAGCGCCTGCGCGGCCTGCACGACGGCACCGCCGTCGCCTCCGGCGAGGGCGTCAAGGTCGAGATCGAAGCCCCCGAGGGCGTCACCGTGGAGACCGTCGGCCGTGACGACGCGCGGCTCGGCAAGGCCGGCACGCCGGTCGACCGCGTCGCCGCCCAGGCGTACTCCTCCTTCGAGAAGGCCTCGGTCGTCACCGTCGCCAAGGAGGCCGTCCTCAGCGAGCCCATCCGCATCGCCGTGCACGGCCAGGGCGGGGTCGCCTTCGGCCACCAGGTGATCGAGCTCGGCGCGTTCGCCGAGGCCGTCGTGGTCATCGACCACACCGGTGACGCGGTGCTCGCCGCCAACGTCGACTACCTCCTCGGCGACGGCGCCAAGCTCACCGTCGTCTCCGTCCAGGACTGGGACGAGAAGGCCGTCCACGTCGCCCAGCACAACGCGCTGGTCGGCCGCGACGCCTCGTTCAAGTCGGTCGTGGTGACCTTCGGCGGCGACCTCGTCCGCATCCACCCGCGCGTGCGGTACGCGGCCACCGGCGGCGAGGCCGAGCTCTTCGGCCTGTACTTCACCGACGGCGGCCAGCACCAGGAGCACCGCCTCCTGGTCGACCACAACACCCCGCACTGCAAGTCCAACGTGGCCTACAAGGGCGCGCTGCAGGGCCAGGACGCGCACGCCGTCTGGATCGGCGACGTGCTCATCGAGGCCAAGGCCGAGGGCACGGACACCTACGAGCTCAACCGGAACCTGGTCCTGACGGACGGCGCCCGCGTCGACTCCGTGCCGAACCTGGAGATCGAGACCGGCGAGATCGTCGGCGCCGGTCACGCCTCGGCGACCGGCCGCTTCGACGACGAGCAGCTCTTCTACCTGATGGCCCGCGGTATCCCGGAGAAGGAGGCCCGCCGTCTCGTCGTGCGCGGCTTCTTCGCCGAGCTGGTCCAGCAGATCGGCCTGCCGGACGTCGAGGAACGCCTCATCGCGAAGATCGAGGCCGAGCTGGAGGCTTCCGTCTGA
- the sufC gene encoding Fe-S cluster assembly ATPase SufC, giving the protein MATLEIRDLHVSVEAENGPREILKGVDLTVKQGETHAIMGPNGSGKSTLAYSLAGHPKYTITGGTVTLDGEDVLEMSVDERARAGVFLAMQYPVEVPGVSVSNFLRTSATAVRGEAPKLRTWVKEVKEAMEKLQMDPAFAERNVNEGFSGGEKKRHEILQLELLKPKIAILDETDSGLDVDALRIVSEGVNRVRETGEVGTLLITHYTRILRYIKPDFVHVFSEGRIVESGGAELADKLENEGYEAYSTKGGVSA; this is encoded by the coding sequence ATGGCAACGCTTGAAATCCGCGACCTGCACGTCTCCGTCGAGGCCGAGAACGGCCCCCGTGAGATCCTCAAGGGCGTCGACCTGACCGTGAAGCAGGGCGAGACCCACGCCATCATGGGCCCCAACGGCTCCGGCAAGTCGACCCTGGCGTACTCCCTCGCGGGCCACCCGAAGTACACGATCACCGGTGGCACCGTGACCCTGGACGGCGAGGACGTCCTGGAGATGTCGGTCGACGAGCGCGCCCGCGCCGGCGTCTTCCTGGCCATGCAGTACCCGGTCGAGGTCCCCGGCGTCTCGGTCTCCAACTTCCTGCGCACCTCCGCCACCGCCGTCCGCGGCGAGGCCCCCAAGCTGCGCACCTGGGTGAAGGAGGTCAAGGAGGCCATGGAGAAGCTCCAGATGGACCCGGCCTTCGCCGAGCGCAACGTCAACGAGGGCTTCTCCGGCGGTGAGAAGAAGCGCCACGAGATCCTCCAGCTGGAGCTCCTCAAGCCGAAGATCGCGATCCTCGACGAGACCGACTCCGGCCTCGACGTCGACGCGCTGCGCATCGTCTCCGAGGGCGTCAACCGCGTCCGCGAGACCGGCGAGGTCGGCACCCTGCTGATCACGCACTACACGCGGATCCTCCGCTACATCAAGCCCGACTTCGTTCACGTCTTCTCCGAGGGCCGCATCGTCGAGTCCGGCGGCGCCGAGCTCGCCGACAAGCTGGAGAACGAGGGTTACGAGGCGTACAGCACGAAGGGTGGCGTATCCGCGTGA